The sequence below is a genomic window from Draconibacterium halophilum.
CCGGCCTCTTCAACCGATTGAACGGTTACCACCAGTTTGCCGCTAAAGGCTTTCATTGTCGGCAGGTGGAACAACTCGAGCGAAGTAGCATCGCCATTACAAACAGCTTTGTATTTTCCGGCACCGCTAACTTTAAAATTTAGTTGATTGGTGGCAGTGGGGCAAATGTTTCCGTCTTCGTCAACAACCGAAACGGTAATGTAGCTGAGGTCGTTTCCGTTAGCAGTAATCTCATCGCGATCGGCTGATAATTGCAGGTGATGAGGAGCTCCCGCAGTACGAATTTCCTGTTCTGCAACGGCATTTCCGTTGTTGTCGAAAGCAACAACTTTAACGGTTCCGGGTTCGTATTTTACATCCATCCACATCAGGCGGTTTCTGTTCAGCAAGGTCTCTTTGCTTTTCTTTTGAACACCCTGACTTTTGCCGTTAACGAACAATTCGGCACTGTTGTAATTGGTGTAAACAAAAACGGGCGTTGTTTCACCTTCGCGGCCTTCCCAGTTCCAGTGCGGAAGAATGTGCAGGGTTTCGTCTTCAGTGTTCCAACGGCTGCGGTACAGGTAGTAGCGGTCTTTGGGTAAACCTGCCAGGTCGCAAATGCCAAAATACGAACTGCGCGATGGCCACGCTTCGTTGTAAGGTGTTGGTTCGCCGAGATAATCGAAACCGGTCCAGACGAACTCACCAATTACCCAATCAAAATTATCCTGCCAGTAAAAATCTTCATCAGGAATGTTCGACCACGAGCAAGCTTCCAAATCGTATGATGAACTTTGGAAATCATCGTAACGTTTCATTTTCGCCTGTTCAACCGGGAACTTGTAAATTCCGCGGGAACTTACTGTAGAAGCTGTTTCAGATCCCAGAATAAATCCTTGCGGAAAACGTTCGTAAGCTTCATCGTATAGATGCAAACGGTAATTTAAACCGGGAATATCCATAATAGCGCCAAATCCGTTTTTCAGGGTGTTGCCAACCTGGTCCATTCCAACGGTAACAGGCCGTGTCGGGTCTTCTCTGTGAAAAATATCCTGCAACCATTTTGCCAGCTTAACGCCCTCGGTGCCCCACTGATCGGGAACTTCATTTCCCGAGCTCCACATAACAATGCTGGGGTGATTGCGAGTTGCGCGAACGAGATTTACCACGTCTTTTTCGGCCCAGTCGTTAAAATAAAGATTGTAACCGTTTTCAACTTTAGGTTTTGCCCATTCATCAAAACTTTCGGCCAGAAAAAGAAATCCCATTTCGTCGCAAAGTTCCAGTTGTTCCATCGACGGCATATTGTGCGACGAACGGATGGCATTACAACCCATATCTTTTAAAATGGTAAGCTGGCGTTTTAATGCCGCTTTGTTAACAGCTGCACCAAGTGGCCCCAAATCGTGGTGAAGACACACGCCTTTAAACTTGGTAACTTTGCCATTCAGCACCAATCCTTTTCCACGTTCGTATACCACACTTCGTACGCCAAAACGAATGTTTTGTTCGTCTTTTAACGTGTTGCCTTTGTACAATTTCATGTTAGCCGTGTATAAATAGGGCGATTCGGTATCCCAGAGTTTTGGATTGGGAA
It includes:
- a CDS encoding DUF4982 domain-containing protein — its product is MKSLFSLFIILFLFSACAETDNETRSKQTLEKDWKFINQEVTDAQLPATAVDGWEDVKVPHDWAIKGPFDKQIDAQKVRVAQDMEDEARLRTGRTGALPHIGIGWYRKTFELPDFGPGKKALLVFDGAMSNAEVYINGEKVGNRPYGYSYFYFDISDFVNAGEENLLAVRLENKESSSRWYPGAGIYRKVQIIVKDEVNFKQWGTFITTPFVSNELAQVNLKAEVNGSNINVVTEIRDAEGNIVATNTTDEVFGTKTEQNIAIPNPKLWDTESPYLYTANMKLYKGNTLKDEQNIRFGVRSVVYERGKGLVLNGKVTKFKGVCLHHDLGPLGAAVNKAALKRQLTILKDMGCNAIRSSHNMPSMEQLELCDEMGFLFLAESFDEWAKPKVENGYNLYFNDWAEKDVVNLVRATRNHPSIVMWSSGNEVPDQWGTEGVKLAKWLQDIFHREDPTRPVTVGMDQVGNTLKNGFGAIMDIPGLNYRLHLYDEAYERFPQGFILGSETASTVSSRGIYKFPVEQAKMKRYDDFQSSSYDLEACSWSNIPDEDFYWQDNFDWVIGEFVWTGFDYLGEPTPYNEAWPSRSSYFGICDLAGLPKDRYYLYRSRWNTEDETLHILPHWNWEGREGETTPVFVYTNYNSAELFVNGKSQGVQKKSKETLLNRNRLMWMDVKYEPGTVKVVAFDNNGNAVAEQEIRTAGAPHHLQLSADRDEITANGNDLSYITVSVVDEDGNICPTATNQLNFKVSGAGKYKAVCNGDATSLELFHLPTMKAFSGKLVVTVQSVEEAGEMQLEVSGEGLEPATISIKTKQI